Proteins encoded by one window of Flavobacterium sp. N502540:
- a CDS encoding DUF3817 domain-containing protein, translating to MLKIFKVTAILEGISYLVLFTNMLFIKTNNPELYHTLLRPLGMTHGVLFIGYVLLAILLKKPQNWDLKTFAIIQIASLIPFGTFYIEKKYLENNA from the coding sequence ATGCTCAAGATTTTCAAAGTTACTGCAATTTTAGAGGGAATCTCTTATTTAGTATTGTTTACCAATATGCTTTTCATCAAAACCAATAATCCTGAACTTTATCATACCTTATTACGTCCGTTAGGAATGACACATGGTGTTTTATTTATCGGATATGTATTGTTGGCAATTTTACTTAAAAAACCGCAAAACTGGGATTTAAAAACTTTTGCAATTATACAGATAGCGTCACTTATTCCGTTTGGAACTTTTTATATAGAGAAAAAATACCTGGAGAATAATGCCTAG
- a CDS encoding mechanosensitive ion channel family protein, with product MPRLLDKIFNFLYPIFRDWGMSRNIASYVSLVFNIAIMVILAYAIYYFAKFVLVTLTAIFAQRTKTKFDDYLIHNKTTKYTAYLIPFFFIYKAVPIILDKYEYWEAVFGKIVGVYIVLLGLWITRTIFNALRDYLKQKPEYSDKPIDSFVQVIMIVLWIFGVAIIISKLFGIKQGELLTILGTLSAIIILIFRDTILGFVSSVQVAINDMVRIGDWITMDKFGADGDVIEINLTTVKVRNFDNTITTIPTYALSSDSFQNWRGMQKSDGRRIKRHVLIKSSSIRFLNDEDLNQMKKVQLISSYIETRQSEIDKYNEVRGIDKTLALNGRNMTNLGLFRKYIMQYLVTHPGLNKDMHMMCRQLQSTANGVPLEIYAFSSDKRWANYEYIMSDIFDHIMASVEYFDLEIFELPSKIEILER from the coding sequence ATGCCTAGACTTTTGGATAAAATATTCAACTTTTTATACCCTATTTTTAGAGACTGGGGCATGAGCCGTAATATTGCGTCTTATGTGAGTCTGGTCTTTAATATTGCCATTATGGTCATACTGGCTTATGCCATTTATTATTTTGCAAAATTTGTTTTGGTTACGCTAACCGCCATTTTTGCGCAGCGCACCAAAACAAAATTTGACGATTACCTCATTCACAATAAAACCACAAAATACACGGCCTATTTAATTCCGTTTTTCTTTATTTACAAGGCTGTTCCGATCATTCTGGATAAATATGAATACTGGGAAGCTGTTTTTGGAAAAATAGTGGGCGTTTATATTGTTTTGCTGGGATTATGGATTACCCGTACCATTTTTAATGCTTTACGTGATTATTTAAAGCAAAAACCGGAATACAGCGACAAACCAATCGACAGTTTTGTTCAGGTTATTATGATTGTTCTCTGGATTTTTGGAGTTGCCATTATTATTTCGAAGTTATTCGGAATCAAACAAGGCGAATTGCTGACTATTTTAGGAACACTTTCGGCAATTATTATCCTGATTTTCAGAGATACTATTCTCGGGTTTGTTTCGAGCGTTCAGGTCGCGATAAACGATATGGTTCGTATTGGCGACTGGATTACGATGGATAAATTCGGAGCTGATGGTGATGTAATCGAAATTAACCTGACGACAGTTAAGGTTCGAAATTTTGACAACACGATTACCACAATTCCAACCTATGCTTTGAGTTCTGATTCTTTTCAGAACTGGCGCGGTATGCAGAAATCTGACGGTCGACGTATTAAAAGACACGTTTTGATCAAAAGCAGCAGCATTCGTTTTTTGAATGACGAAGATCTGAATCAAATGAAAAAAGTGCAATTGATTTCTTCTTACATCGAGACCAGACAATCCGAAATCGACAAATACAATGAGGTACGCGGAATTGATAAAACGTTGGCACTTAATGGCCGAAACATGACTAATTTAGGATTGTTTCGCAAGTATATCATGCAATATTTGGTGACACATCCCGGTTTAAACAAAGACATGCATATGATGTGCCGTCAACTGCAATCGACTGCGAATGGTGTTCCTTTAGAAATTTATGCTTTTTCGAGCGATAAACGCTGGGCCAATTACGAATATATTATGTCCGATATTTTTGATCACATAATGGCTTCTGTAGAATATTTCGATCTTGAGATATTTGAACTGCCGTCGAAGATTGAGATATTGGAGAGGTAA
- a CDS encoding DEAD/DEAH box helicase, with protein sequence MSKQFSSLGISAPILKALGELNIVEPTEIQQKTIPLLLAETQDVVGLAKTGTGKTAAFGLPLLQLVDAESPAVQAVILVPTRELGQQIFRNLEDFGKHIPNISIASVCGGIPIKPQIERLTQPTQIVVATPGRLIDLIQRKAIDLKQTSYLVLDEADEMVSILKESLDEIVAELPKKHRTLLFSATLPGTIKQLIQNYLNKNVVQVSANMETAGNQGIDHEYIVVDPIEKLDVLMHFLNSKEGERGIIFCKTKAAVNKLAKNLAINRFSSGALHGSLSQGIRDRIMEQFREGHINILVATDLAARGIDVKEISYVVNYHLPDTYENYVHRSGRTARAGAKGLSLTVLQEEEVVEIPEFEAELGIKFTKFQKPSALSLEENNMLLWAKQIFKTKPNHEISSDLKTKVKTVFHHLTKDELIEKLMASYVLQNKVEVTEKPVKKFKK encoded by the coding sequence ATGTCTAAACAATTCTCATCATTAGGAATTTCAGCACCAATTTTAAAAGCATTAGGCGAATTGAATATTGTTGAACCAACAGAAATTCAACAAAAAACAATTCCATTACTTCTGGCTGAAACTCAGGATGTAGTTGGTTTAGCCAAAACAGGAACTGGTAAAACCGCAGCTTTCGGATTGCCGTTGCTGCAGTTAGTTGATGCAGAATCTCCTGCTGTTCAGGCTGTCATCTTAGTTCCAACAAGAGAACTTGGACAGCAAATCTTTAGAAATTTAGAGGATTTTGGAAAACATATTCCAAATATTTCTATTGCTTCAGTTTGCGGAGGAATTCCAATAAAACCACAAATTGAGCGATTAACACAGCCTACACAAATAGTTGTAGCTACACCGGGACGTTTAATTGATTTGATTCAGCGCAAAGCGATTGATTTAAAACAAACTTCTTATTTAGTGCTGGATGAAGCCGATGAAATGGTTTCGATACTTAAGGAAAGCTTGGACGAGATCGTTGCGGAACTTCCTAAAAAACACCGTACTTTATTGTTTTCGGCTACTTTACCGGGAACAATCAAACAACTGATTCAGAACTATTTGAATAAAAATGTAGTTCAGGTTAGTGCAAATATGGAAACTGCAGGTAATCAGGGAATTGATCACGAATATATTGTAGTGGATCCAATTGAAAAACTGGATGTTTTAATGCATTTCCTGAATTCAAAAGAGGGAGAACGCGGTATTATTTTCTGTAAAACCAAAGCAGCAGTCAATAAATTGGCAAAGAATTTAGCGATCAATCGTTTTTCTTCAGGAGCACTTCACGGCAGTTTGTCACAAGGAATACGTGACAGAATCATGGAGCAATTTCGTGAAGGACATATCAATATATTAGTGGCTACAGATTTGGCAGCAAGAGGAATTGATGTAAAAGAGATTTCTTATGTGGTGAATTATCACTTACCTGACACTTATGAAAACTACGTTCACCGAAGCGGAAGAACGGCAAGGGCAGGAGCAAAGGGGCTTTCACTAACGGTTTTGCAGGAAGAAGAAGTAGTAGAAATTCCTGAATTTGAAGCAGAATTAGGAATTAAATTCACCAAATTCCAAAAGCCGTCGGCTTTAAGTCTTGAAGAAAACAATATGCTTTTATGGGCCAAACAAATTTTCAAAACAAAGCCCAATCATGAGATTTCATCCGATCTGAAAACGAAGGTAAAGACCGTTTTTCATCATCTGACTAAAGACGAATTAATTGAAAAATTGATGGCCAGTTATGTTTTGCAGAACAAAGTTGAAGTGACCGAAAAACCTGTTAAAAAATTCAAAAAGTAA
- a CDS encoding DUF6155 family protein, with protein MSKRDLKKYLAELDKEQLEEQIIELYEKFSPVKVYYDFVFNSKEDKLLQECKVKISHEYFPIKKAGARKRPKAKLRRSVAQKYIKHFILLGVDPFVVADIMLYNIEIAQTYSSQNPVKQELFCKSIFNSFEQAVNFSISNGILPDFKERIITIQQETLQQKWVNRYDFEAILEKID; from the coding sequence ATGAGTAAACGCGATTTAAAAAAATATCTTGCCGAATTAGATAAGGAACAGCTCGAAGAGCAAATTATTGAATTGTATGAAAAGTTTAGTCCTGTAAAAGTGTACTACGATTTTGTCTTTAACTCTAAAGAAGATAAACTATTGCAGGAATGTAAAGTAAAGATTTCACACGAATATTTTCCAATCAAAAAAGCAGGAGCCAGGAAACGTCCGAAAGCAAAATTGCGACGTTCGGTAGCGCAGAAATACATCAAACATTTTATTTTGTTAGGAGTTGATCCTTTTGTGGTTGCTGATATTATGCTTTACAATATAGAAATAGCACAGACTTATTCGTCTCAAAATCCGGTTAAACAGGAATTATTCTGTAAAAGCATCTTCAATTCCTTCGAACAGGCAGTGAATTTTTCGATTTCCAATGGAATTTTACCGGATTTTAAAGAAAGAATCATCACCATTCAACAAGAAACTCTTCAACAAAAATGGGTAAATAGGTACGATTTCGAGGCAATTTTAGAGAAAATCGACTAA
- a CDS encoding DEAD/DEAH box helicase, whose product MSQNTLEIEREEKKELYAYQKGDIDAIFDRLDNAPPKHHLLYQLPTGGGKTVIFSEIVRRYLANNDKKVVVLTHRIELCKQTSKMLKGFGVSNKIINSKVKELPDQNDFSCFVAMVETLKNRINDEKLHLDNIGLVIIDEAHYNSFRKLLNSFKNAFILGVTATPLSSNIKLPMHQSYNELIVGDTISSLIDKGFLARATTYSYDVGLTSLKVGINGDYTVKSSDDLYTNTIMQEKLLHAYTERSIGKKTLIFNNGIHTSLYVYETFREAGYDIRHLDNTSSSEERKDILQWFKKTPDAILTSVGILTTGFDEPTVETIILNRATKSLTLYYQMIGRGSRKLPGKDEFTVIDLGNNAARFGLWSEPVNWQHIFKSPEFYLENLRDDTEIEMYFKYSMPAELRAKFSKTADVTFDVDEEHKLIIKQNLRSKVVLDKSLEQHASMCVDNTETLQEAKSLGKELDDDIECRIKRFAKCLSQCSKNYREWLLDDYKKNLTLLIGKKYREKIMNEPDE is encoded by the coding sequence ATGTCTCAAAACACTTTAGAAATAGAAAGAGAAGAGAAAAAAGAACTTTATGCATATCAAAAAGGCGATATTGATGCCATTTTTGATCGTTTAGACAACGCTCCTCCGAAACATCATTTATTATATCAATTGCCTACTGGTGGTGGAAAAACTGTGATTTTTTCCGAAATCGTTCGTCGCTATTTAGCTAATAATGATAAAAAAGTAGTGGTCCTGACACACCGTATCGAACTTTGTAAGCAAACCTCAAAAATGCTAAAAGGGTTTGGTGTTTCTAATAAAATCATTAACAGTAAAGTAAAAGAATTACCGGACCAAAACGATTTCTCTTGTTTTGTGGCCATGGTCGAGACTTTGAAAAACCGTATCAATGACGAAAAATTACATTTAGATAACATTGGTTTGGTTATTATTGATGAGGCACATTACAATTCATTCCGAAAATTACTAAACTCATTCAAAAATGCTTTTATTCTTGGAGTAACAGCAACGCCTTTGAGTTCAAATATAAAATTACCGATGCACCAAAGTTACAATGAACTTATTGTGGGTGATACCATTAGTTCATTGATTGACAAGGGATTTTTGGCTCGTGCAACAACCTATAGTTATGATGTTGGATTAACCTCTCTTAAAGTAGGTATTAACGGAGATTATACCGTAAAATCATCCGATGATTTGTATACGAATACCATCATGCAGGAAAAATTACTGCACGCTTATACAGAACGTTCAATAGGTAAAAAGACCCTGATTTTTAATAATGGTATCCACACTTCGTTATATGTTTATGAAACATTTAGAGAAGCTGGTTATGACATCAGACACCTTGATAATACCAGCAGCTCAGAAGAGCGTAAGGATATTTTACAATGGTTCAAAAAAACACCTGATGCGATTCTGACTTCTGTGGGAATCTTAACAACAGGTTTTGATGAACCAACGGTTGAAACGATTATTTTGAACAGAGCGACTAAATCATTAACGCTTTATTATCAGATGATTGGTCGTGGGTCCCGTAAATTACCCGGAAAAGACGAATTTACAGTAATCGATCTGGGGAATAACGCCGCACGTTTTGGTTTATGGAGTGAGCCGGTAAACTGGCAGCATATCTTTAAATCGCCTGAATTTTATTTAGAGAATCTTCGTGATGATACTGAAATTGAAATGTATTTTAAATACAGTATGCCTGCGGAATTACGTGCTAAATTCAGTAAAACTGCCGATGTAACTTTTGATGTTGATGAAGAACATAAGTTAATTATCAAACAAAATTTACGTTCAAAAGTGGTTTTAGACAAATCATTAGAACAGCATGCTTCCATGTGTGTGGACAATACAGAAACGCTACAAGAAGCAAAATCACTAGGAAAAGAACTTGATGATGATATAGAATGCCGTATCAAACGTTTTGCAAAATGTTTGAGCCAGTGTAGTAAAAACTACCGTGAATGGCTTCTTGACGATTATAAAAAGAACCTGACGTTATTAATAGGTAAGAAGTATCGTGAGAAAATCATGAACGAGCCGGACGAATAG